DNA from Prunus persica cultivar Lovell chromosome G6, Prunus_persica_NCBIv2, whole genome shotgun sequence:
ATGATTCAATAGAACGGATCTTGGAAGCATAAAATCAACTCCTCAAACACAAAATGACCACatttttcagtcaaaagaaacaatttttttctgagAATCTTACCTGCGAAATATGAAGAAATAACAACTTTTCAGAATCCTAATTACTCTACTTTctgtcattttctaatttatcAAACAGAACAATCCACAAAAGGATAGGAGAAGCAGTAATAAGTTGTTCAAAGCTTCAATTGACAATGCAATcggtttaattattttttcaatccaATTTTCTGAGAAAGGAAACCGAAAACTCCCACAGATTAGAGAAAGCTAGAGGCAAAACACTGTTTTATATATACCTTGGAGGGATCGACTTTCTGGAAGTTCTTGACGACAGAGATAACACGATCGGTGACCTCGGATTTGTCGAGGAAGGTGCCCCTCACCTCCTCGGAGAAGAGACGGCGTCGTATGGCGTTAAAGGGGGATAGAAATAGAGGGGTGGTGGAGCTAGGGTTTGATGGCACGGCCGGAACTGGAACTCTGAGGTACTTAAGTATCGCGCTCCTCGCAGCAGCCGCCATTGAGCAAAACCTTTACACCTTCTGCCTGCTAAGCTAGTCGACTACTGATGAGTGAAATGCGTACTCAACTATatcaatgaatgaatgaatgaatgaacgACCGAAAGAGAGGGCGAGAAATGGTTTTTCTCGGCTGTTTTGTTGGGTGAGAGAGAAGATGCTCTGGTTGATACCAAACGTCGTcgtttaaagaaagaaaattggtTGGACACCCGACCCGAAGTTGGTTGTAAATAAACCCGGTGAAGTCAAAATGTGGGCTTTTtcgataaaaagaaaaagtatggGTCGAAAAGGAGCTGATCCCACCGATTTACCGCCCTTCGAGTGAAGAGTGAGATGCTAATTCCAATTTCCAACTGAAACAAAACAGGAGTTTGAGAGAATTCCAAAGTGAAGAAGGCGATGGTGGTGGTGCTGGTGGTCttcatttctttgtttctccttcttttcctctttctaTCAATCAAATTTGCCACAGCTGATGGTattcattcttttctttccgAATTCATTCTCAaccctctctctatctctctctccaatcAAATTTATACCATAAAACATATATTAGTTCCTCAACTCTAAGCTCTAACTTCCTTCCTTGTGTATTTCTATGCAAGCAGGGGATTTTACTTTGATGTCCAAACGCTCTGTAAAGCGCGACCAAATTGAAGATAAAGTAAGCCCATTTCCATATCTTGTATCCTGATTTCATATCAATTttacaaactttgtttcttttcctttttcttttctttttcttcaaatgtgtttttttttctttttttctttatgaacATTGTTTCAGGTTGTTTGGATAACTGGTGCTAGCCGTGGAATTGGTATACTTTCgcttaccttttttttcttccatttcatttttcattcgTTTTCCTATCTCATTTTATGCAGATTAGGGTCCATTGATGTTGTGAAATTTTCTGTGATGCCTCAATAATTGTCACTGTGACTGTCACACGTCTCATAATTGACATTGTCATTCATTATCACCACTGTTTTTGTcattactattattataatgATGATCGTTGTTATCCAAGTAGATGGGCAATGCTTCCGTACTTAAGTTCAGTTGTTGTAACATCAAAGCTGTATATTCGTCTACTTTCCATTGGATAGTGCATCTTAAATTGTTGTAATGTTACTTATATATTCATAATCATAAGCAGAATGGCTTGGGGTGATTCTTTTATCTCTACTGTGGTTTATATCTGGTGAAAACTGCC
Protein-coding regions in this window:
- the LOC18772222 gene encoding acyl carrier protein 2, mitochondrial, which produces MAAAARSAILKYLRVPVPAVPSNPSSTTPLFLSPFNAIRRRLFSEEVRGTFLDKSEVTDRVISVVKNFQKVDPSKVTPNAHFQNDLGLDSLDAVEIVMALEEEFGFEIPDNEADKINSIGLAVDFISSHPQAK